AACCAGCTCCTTCACGATGTAGAGCCCCAGCCCCAGCCCGCGGCGCTTCCGTCCGCCCCCCGCCCGGGGGGCGCCCTGCTGGAAGGGCTCGAACAGCGTGGCCAGCCGGTCCCCGGGAATGGGCGAGCCGGGGTTGTGCACCTCCAGCGCCTGCAGGTCCCCGTGCGGGTAGCTGCGGACGATGACGGGCACCTCCTCGCCCCCGTGCTCCAGCGCGTTGGACACCAGGTTGCTCAGCACCTGCGCCAGCCGCTCGGAGTCCCACACCCCATCGCTGGCGCCCTGCTCGTCATAGAGGATGCACCGCTCCGGGGCCGCCGCGGACAGCTCGCCCACCACCTGCTCGCACAGGGTGCTCAGCCGCATGGGCAGCACGAACAGGGGAATCCCTCCGGACTGCCGCGCCCGCGTGAGGTCCAGAATGTCGGAGATCATCTTCGACATGCGCCCGGCGCTCGACTCGATGCGCTGCCCCAGCTCCTGCTGGAAGCTCGTCAGCGAGCCCTGGCGGGACAGCGCCTTCGCCGACACCATCACGGCGCTCAGCGGGTTGCGCAGGTCATGCCCCAGCACGCCGATGAAGCGCTCCCGGAACTCGGCCTCCGCCACCATGCGCTCCTCGCGCTCCAGGGCCCGCTCCAGCGCCTCGCGGACCTTGGAGTCCTTGCGCCGCGCCTCCGTCACATCCTTCAGCCACAGCGCGAAGCCCTCGCCCCGCGGCACGGCCGTGGCCTGCCACCAGGACTCCGTGCCGCCCAGCTGGCAGTGCAGCTCCGTGAGGTAGGGCTCCCCGGCCTCCACCACGTGGGAGCAGGCGGCCACGTCGAGCAGACGCTCCACCCACTTCACCCACCGGTCCATGCCCCCGTGGGCCTCATGCGCGAGCACCCCGCGCTCCGCGCTCGAATTCCAGCTCACGCACCGCCAGGACTTCGTGGCTCCCTCCCGGCCCCGGACGGCCGCGAAGAGAAGACACGGCGTCCCGCCCTCAACGAGCGGCCTCCCTACCCGGAGTTTTCCGGACACAGAAGACTTGTGCATGCGCCCCCCTGTGCGCCCCCCGTGCCGCCCGGTGACTTTCCTCCCGGCGGCGCGTGCAGCGCGCGGCAAAGCGAGCCTGGCATGAACCGGGTGAAGAAAGGCAAGGACTCCGGTCCAGGGTGCTGGCCAGTCAACACAATCCGCCCGCCCCGGGGGCGCCTCCAGTCAATAGCGGCCTTTCACCCCCAGGATGGGCAACACCACGGGGACGCCAATCGCCTCCTTCACCAGCGGCCGGCCGAAGCCTCCCAGGTAGTCGAAGCCCACCACCTCCTCGCGGATGGCCACGTTCAACATGTCCAGGTAGGCCTCGAGCGTGAACGTCTCGTAGGCCCAGGAGCGCGACACCCGGATGTCCAGCCGGAAGAAGGCCGGGAGCCGGTCCACCTGGTCCCGGTCCACCTCCACCCAGCCCGGCCGGCCATCGACGATGCCCTCGCGCTGCGTCTGGCTGCCCAGCTGGCCCGCCTCGGGCCGCCCGGTGTTGAAGTGCAGCACCCCGCCCAGCGTCCAGTTGCTGCCGAACTTGCGGCTCACCACCAGGTTGAGGATGTGCGTCTGGTCGAAGACGAAGGGCAGGTTCTTCTCCACCTGCCCCAGCTCGTTGCCCCGGGCATCGTGGCGCGTGAAGCGCGTGTAGCGCGTGCTGCGCTGCAGGGTGTACGAGAGCCAGCCGAACCACGCGCCCCCCAAGGGCCGGCGGATGAGCAGCTCCAGCCCGTAGGCCAGGCCGTGGCGCGTGAGGTCCGGCAGCGTGGGCCGGCCCACCTCGTCGTCGTCATCCACGGGGTCGCCAATGTCGTCGTCATCGAACGAGTCCCCCGAGAAGGGCGTCAGCTCCACGGTGCGCAGCATCGGGTTGAGGTAGACGTCCAGCCCCACCTCGAACGCCTTCCACCCGCGCCACTCCGCGCCCAGCGAGAACTGGAGCCCCTGCTGCAAGCCGTACTCCAACCCCGCCACGTCCACCACGGGCAGGCTGATGAGCGTGGTGGGCGCCTGGTGGAACAGCCCCGCCCCGGCCTTGAGCGTCAAATCCTCCCGCAGGGCGTGCCGGACGCTCAGCCGCGGCTCCACGGCGAAGCGGTTGATGCCGGGCGACAGGTGG
The nucleotide sequence above comes from Stigmatella erecta. Encoded proteins:
- a CDS encoding sensor histidine kinase: MSWNSSAERGVLAHEAHGGMDRWVKWVERLLDVAACSHVVEAGEPYLTELHCQLGGTESWWQATAVPRGEGFALWLKDVTEARRKDSKVREALERALEREERMVAEAEFRERFIGVLGHDLRNPLSAVMVSAKALSRQGSLTSFQQELGQRIESSAGRMSKMISDILDLTRARQSGGIPLFVLPMRLSTLCEQVVGELSAAAPERCILYDEQGASDGVWDSERLAQVLSNLVSNALEHGGEEVPVIVRSYPHGDLQALEVHNPGSPIPGDRLATLFEPFQQGAPRAGGGRKRRGLGLGLYIVKELVQAHGGQVSVHSTAEGTTFTVLLPRDSRQALAVNHAQQEEPLGREEEETAVR